Proteins encoded by one window of Antechinus flavipes isolate AdamAnt ecotype Samford, QLD, Australia chromosome 4, AdamAnt_v2, whole genome shotgun sequence:
- the PRR15L gene encoding proline-rich protein 15-like protein, whose product MADVGWWKLTFLRKKKSTPKVLYESPDTYAHLDGGTEPTRPEGGSPNSDFNARLEKIVDKNTKGKHVKVSNSGRFKEKKKVRASLAENPNLFEDGEGKGQ is encoded by the coding sequence ATGGCAGATGTTGGCTGGTGGAAGTTGACCTTTTTGCGCAAAAAAAAGTCAACTCCCAAGGTGCTGTATGAAAGTCCAGACACTTATGCCCACCTAGACGGAGGTACTGAGCCCACCCGGCCTGAGGGCGGGAGTCCCAACAGTGACTTTAATGCCCGGTTAGAGAAAATTGTGGACAAGAACACCAAGGGCAAACATGTCAAGGTCTCCAATTCTGGCCGctttaaggagaagaaaaaggtccGAGCCAGTCTGGCAGAAAATCCCAACCTCTTTgaggatggagaaggaaaaggacagtGA
- the PNPO gene encoding pyridoxine-5'-phosphate oxidase isoform X1 — protein sequence MTTRRGAGSVLLGVVTWWNWQRAVLTDSLRTRCAVRAVMDLGHMRKSYLKDQEAFEEAHLISLDPIQQFSSWFEEAARCPEVFEANAMCLATCTRDGKPSARMLLLKGFDQDGFRFFTNFESRKGKELDSNPFASLVFYWAPLNRQQVRVEGQVRRLPEEEAELYFHSRPKSSQIGAVVSHQTSVIPDREYLRKKNEELKVMYQEQEVPKPKYWGGYILYPEVVEFWQGQTNRLHDRIAFRRLHPGEPAAGPMTHRGANDWLYERLAP from the exons ATGACGACCCGACGCGGGGCGGGTAGCGTACTGCTGGGCGTCGTGACGTGGTGGAATTGGCAGCGGGCAGTGCTGACGGATTCCCTGCGGACCAGGTGTGCGGTTCGAGCTGTCATGGACCTGGGACACATGAGGAAGAGTTACCTCAAGGACCAAGAG GCCTTCGAGGAGGCGCATCTGATCTCGCTGGACCCCATCCAGCAGTTCTCTAGCTGGTTCGAAGAAGCCGCCCGGTGCCCGGAGGTGTTTGAAGCCAATGCCATGTGCCTGGCCACCTGCACCAG GGATGGAAAGCCTTCTGCCCGAATGCTGCTGCTAAAGGGCTTTGACCAAGATGGTTTCCGTTTCTTCACTAACTTTGAAAGCCGAAAAGGAAAAGAGCTG GATTCTAACCCTTTTGCCTCCCTCGTCTTCTACTGGGCACCCCTCAATAGACAG CAGGTACGTGTTGAAGGACAGGTACGGAGGTTGCCGGAGGAGGAGGCTGAGCTATATTTCCACTCCCGCCCTAAAAGCAGCCAAATTGGGGCAGTCGTCAGTCACCAGACCTCTGTTATCCCAGATCGGGAG TAtctaaggaagaagaatgaagagtTAAAGGTGATGTACCAGGAGCAGGAGGTACCCAAGCCTAAATATTG gGGTGGCTATATCCTGTATCCAGAAGTGGTAGAGTTCTGGCAGGGTCAAACAAACCGACTGCACGATCGGATTGCCTTCCGGAGGCTACACCCTGGAGAGCCTGCAGCAGGGCCCATGACCCACCGTGGTGCGAATGACTGGTTATATGAGAGACTTGCACCATGA
- the PNPO gene encoding pyridoxine-5'-phosphate oxidase isoform X2: MTTRRGAGSVLLGVVTWWNWQRAVLTDSLRTRCAVRAVMDLGHMRKSYLKDQEAFEEAHLISLDPIQQFSSWFEEAARCPEVFEANAMCLATCTRDGKPSARMLLLKGFDQDGFRFFTNFESRKGKELDSNPFASLVFYWAPLNRQVRVEGQVRRLPEEEAELYFHSRPKSSQIGAVVSHQTSVIPDREYLRKKNEELKVMYQEQEVPKPKYWGGYILYPEVVEFWQGQTNRLHDRIAFRRLHPGEPAAGPMTHRGANDWLYERLAP, translated from the exons ATGACGACCCGACGCGGGGCGGGTAGCGTACTGCTGGGCGTCGTGACGTGGTGGAATTGGCAGCGGGCAGTGCTGACGGATTCCCTGCGGACCAGGTGTGCGGTTCGAGCTGTCATGGACCTGGGACACATGAGGAAGAGTTACCTCAAGGACCAAGAG GCCTTCGAGGAGGCGCATCTGATCTCGCTGGACCCCATCCAGCAGTTCTCTAGCTGGTTCGAAGAAGCCGCCCGGTGCCCGGAGGTGTTTGAAGCCAATGCCATGTGCCTGGCCACCTGCACCAG GGATGGAAAGCCTTCTGCCCGAATGCTGCTGCTAAAGGGCTTTGACCAAGATGGTTTCCGTTTCTTCACTAACTTTGAAAGCCGAAAAGGAAAAGAGCTG GATTCTAACCCTTTTGCCTCCCTCGTCTTCTACTGGGCACCCCTCAATAGACAG GTACGTGTTGAAGGACAGGTACGGAGGTTGCCGGAGGAGGAGGCTGAGCTATATTTCCACTCCCGCCCTAAAAGCAGCCAAATTGGGGCAGTCGTCAGTCACCAGACCTCTGTTATCCCAGATCGGGAG TAtctaaggaagaagaatgaagagtTAAAGGTGATGTACCAGGAGCAGGAGGTACCCAAGCCTAAATATTG gGGTGGCTATATCCTGTATCCAGAAGTGGTAGAGTTCTGGCAGGGTCAAACAAACCGACTGCACGATCGGATTGCCTTCCGGAGGCTACACCCTGGAGAGCCTGCAGCAGGGCCCATGACCCACCGTGGTGCGAATGACTGGTTATATGAGAGACTTGCACCATGA